A single Pedobacter sp. PACM 27299 DNA region contains:
- the hscA gene encoding Fe-S protein assembly chaperone HscA has translation MAKISINLATGSLQKEEIIVGIDLGTTNSLVAFINPDKNPMVINDTGKGVLVPSIVHFNANGDAVVGNDAKEFLISDPSNTIFSVKRLLGRSYKDVAAHQDTFSYKIIDDENDSLVKIKAGDKFYTPIELSAEILKELKARAEHALKTPVNRAVITVPAYFNDSQRQATRDAGRLAGLDVLRIVNEPTAASLAYGIGLDPTQQKTIAVYDLGGGTFDVSILSIQNGIFEVLATNGNTFLGGDDFDRAIVHYWIEKNKLDSAALSADQGLMQSLRLKAEEAKKSLSTQNLFNEQIGAIWCTLDKQTFEDLISAKVAETLNACKQALSDANLTVAEIDEVVLVGGSTRTPYVKAKVAEFFNSTPHDQINPDEVVALGAAIQADILAGNRSDILLLDVTPLSLGIETMGGLMDVIIPRNAKVPTKAGRQYTTSIDGQVNMKISVFQGERDLVKENRKLAEFDLKGIPAMPAGLPKVDINFMLNADGILTVQAIELRSGVKQEIDISPSYGLTDDTVEKMLIDSITHAKSDVEQRMLIEARSEGEQLVYTAERFIEKHGNFLTATEITDTKTHIESLKSALATAEKDTILKKADELNEFTRPFAERVMDMAVSSAMKGKSIEE, from the coding sequence ATGGCAAAGATCTCCATTAACCTCGCAACAGGTTCCTTACAGAAAGAAGAAATCATCGTCGGCATTGACCTTGGTACCACCAATAGTTTGGTCGCCTTTATCAACCCCGACAAAAACCCTATGGTCATTAATGACACAGGAAAAGGTGTTTTGGTGCCATCAATCGTGCATTTTAATGCCAATGGCGATGCAGTTGTAGGTAATGATGCCAAAGAATTTTTAATCAGCGATCCCTCAAATACTATATTTTCCGTTAAAAGATTATTAGGCAGATCTTATAAAGATGTTGCTGCACATCAGGATACTTTTTCTTACAAAATCATAGATGACGAAAACGATTCTTTGGTGAAAATTAAAGCTGGTGATAAATTTTATACGCCAATAGAACTTTCAGCAGAAATACTGAAGGAACTGAAAGCAAGAGCAGAACATGCGTTAAAAACCCCGGTAAACCGTGCGGTGATTACGGTTCCTGCTTATTTTAACGACAGTCAGCGCCAGGCCACCCGTGATGCGGGCAGGTTAGCAGGTCTGGACGTGCTGAGAATTGTGAACGAGCCAACCGCAGCCAGTCTGGCTTACGGAATCGGCCTGGATCCTACTCAGCAAAAAACAATTGCGGTATATGACCTTGGTGGAGGAACGTTTGACGTTTCCATCCTATCTATTCAAAACGGAATTTTCGAAGTATTGGCCACCAATGGCAACACCTTTTTAGGAGGTGATGATTTTGACCGTGCCATCGTTCATTACTGGATAGAAAAAAATAAATTAGATAGCGCTGCCTTATCAGCAGATCAAGGTTTAATGCAGTCTCTAAGACTAAAAGCGGAAGAAGCTAAAAAATCATTGAGTACTCAAAACCTTTTCAATGAGCAGATCGGAGCAATCTGGTGTACCTTAGACAAGCAGACTTTTGAAGACCTGATTTCAGCTAAAGTTGCTGAAACTTTAAACGCCTGTAAACAAGCTTTAAGCGACGCTAATTTAACAGTAGCAGAAATTGATGAAGTAGTACTTGTGGGTGGTTCTACACGCACACCTTATGTGAAAGCAAAAGTAGCCGAGTTCTTCAATTCTACACCACATGATCAGATTAACCCGGATGAAGTAGTGGCATTAGGTGCTGCAATACAGGCTGACATTCTTGCTGGAAATCGTTCAGACATCCTTTTACTGGATGTAACCCCATTATCTTTGGGAATTGAAACCATGGGTGGATTAATGGATGTCATCATCCCTAGAAACGCAAAAGTACCTACCAAAGCAGGCAGACAATACACCACTTCTATCGACGGACAAGTGAACATGAAGATCTCTGTATTTCAGGGAGAACGTGACCTGGTAAAAGAAAATAGAAAACTGGCAGAATTCGACCTGAAAGGGATTCCTGCAATGCCAGCAGGATTGCCAAAAGTAGACATCAACTTTATGCTCAATGCAGATGGGATCCTTACTGTTCAGGCCATAGAACTTCGTTCTGGCGTAAAGCAGGAAATCGACATCAGCCCAAGTTATGGCCTTACCGATGATACCGTGGAGAAAATGCTGATCGACAGCATTACCCATGCTAAAAGTGATGTCGAGCAACGCATGTTAATTGAAGCAAGAAGTGAAGGGGAACAATTGGTCTACACTGCGGAACGCTTCATCGAAAAACATGGCAACTTCTTAACAGCTACTGAAATTACAGACACTAAAACTCATATTGAATCGCTGAAAAGCGCATTGGCAACCGCAGAAAAAGATACGATATTGAAAAAGGCGGATGAGTTGAATGAGTTCACCCGTCCATTTGCGGAAAGAGTAATGGATATGGCCGTTTCTTCAGCCATGAAAGGAAAAAGCATCGAAGAATAA
- a CDS encoding DUF3810 domain-containing protein, whose amino-acid sequence MDKPRVKQFVLLFSLSGIVFLAGLSSNFIEKYYSNGLYQVSSVIQRWISSLFTFPVGDFLYLLLVLYILRSLYLFFKKVFQKRLNASDRINIPLQVMNFGLILYLVFKILWGLNYSRPTISKQLGISNEKYTTAELVLLGEYFIAKLNGLQSIKKEHYNLDQLESKAKTAYDSLKKTNAFFNYRAPSVKAVLNSWVVTKIGIEGYYNPVSGEANVNTRLPTTSLPFVTCHEIAHQLGIGREDEANLIGYLVAIHSTDQNFQYSAAYNMLRSILFEIKIKSPEDYQRLYEKINPVTLNDFKIERAFWKKYNSDMYGYMDVALDSFLKLNNQKKGTDSYQDIVLWLYNIHKKS is encoded by the coding sequence ATGGACAAACCCAGAGTTAAACAGTTTGTCCTGCTGTTCAGTCTGTCGGGAATCGTATTTCTTGCCGGACTGAGCAGTAATTTTATAGAAAAATACTATTCCAATGGCCTATACCAGGTCAGTTCAGTGATTCAGCGATGGATCAGTTCCCTATTTACCTTTCCTGTTGGCGATTTCCTGTATCTCTTACTCGTTTTATACATTTTAAGGAGCCTTTATCTGTTTTTCAAAAAGGTCTTTCAAAAGAGACTAAACGCTTCAGATCGAATCAACATTCCCTTGCAGGTGATGAATTTCGGATTGATTTTATACCTGGTGTTTAAAATCTTATGGGGATTAAACTATTCCCGACCTACGATCAGCAAGCAATTGGGAATTTCAAATGAAAAGTATACTACTGCAGAATTAGTGCTGCTGGGGGAATATTTTATCGCCAAGCTGAATGGTTTACAAAGCATCAAAAAAGAACACTATAACCTGGATCAATTGGAAAGTAAGGCAAAAACAGCTTACGATAGCCTAAAGAAAACCAATGCCTTCTTCAATTACCGGGCGCCCTCAGTTAAGGCGGTCCTGAACAGCTGGGTCGTGACCAAAATAGGGATTGAAGGTTATTACAATCCGGTATCAGGCGAAGCCAATGTAAACACCCGACTGCCCACAACCTCCTTACCTTTTGTGACCTGCCATGAGATTGCCCACCAATTGGGCATTGGCAGAGAAGATGAGGCCAATCTGATCGGTTACCTTGTGGCCATCCACAGTACCGATCAAAATTTCCAGTATTCTGCGGCTTACAATATGCTGAGAAGTATTCTTTTTGAGATCAAAATCAAATCTCCTGAAGATTATCAACGCTTATATGAAAAGATAAACCCAGTTACTTTAAATGATTTCAAGATAGAAAGGGCATTTTGGAAAAAATACAATAGCGACATGTATGGCTATATGGATGTGGCCCTGGACAGCTTTTTAAAGCTAAACAACCAGAAAAAAGGAACAGATAGCTATCAGGATATTGTATTGTGGTTATATAATATTCATAAAAAGAGCTGA
- a CDS encoding dihydroorotase, which produces MNTILIKAASVVNEGQIFVADVLIKEGFIVKIAPNITAEGAKEINAEGLHLFPGMIDDQVHFREPGLTDKADIFSESMAAVAGGITSFMEMPNTVPNTLSQQLLADKYQIASDVSLANYSFFMGASNDNLDEVLKTDPNNVCGIKVFMGSSTGNMLVDNATVLENIFKEAPMLVATHCEDEKTIRENMARYKAEYGDNITIDMHPLIRSAEACYISSSMAVELAKKYQTRLHILHISTAREVALFDNITPLKDKRITAEACIHHLWFDDRDYATKGNWIKWNPAVKTEQDKDAILKGVLDGHIDIIATDHAPHTIAEKEQPYLQAPSGGPLVQHAMSALLEMYHQKKITLEQIAEKTAHNVATCFQVDRRGFIREGYWADLVLVNLNDPVKVTRANLWYKCGWSPFEGQTFQSEITHTFVSGNLAYQKGSFMTNEKGKRLAFNRS; this is translated from the coding sequence ATGAACACCATTCTGATAAAAGCGGCCTCAGTGGTAAACGAAGGCCAAATATTTGTTGCTGACGTACTCATTAAAGAGGGATTTATCGTAAAAATTGCGCCAAACATCACGGCGGAGGGCGCAAAAGAAATCAATGCAGAGGGCTTACACCTCTTCCCGGGAATGATCGATGATCAGGTACATTTTAGAGAACCCGGACTAACGGATAAAGCGGACATATTTTCTGAAAGTATGGCTGCCGTTGCCGGAGGGATCACTTCCTTCATGGAAATGCCCAATACTGTTCCTAATACCTTAAGTCAGCAGCTGCTGGCTGATAAATATCAGATCGCCTCAGATGTTTCTTTAGCGAATTACTCGTTTTTCATGGGTGCTTCCAATGACAACCTCGATGAAGTCTTAAAAACTGATCCTAACAACGTTTGCGGGATTAAAGTATTCATGGGTTCCTCTACCGGAAATATGCTGGTAGACAACGCGACGGTTTTAGAAAACATTTTCAAAGAAGCGCCGATGTTGGTGGCCACACATTGTGAAGATGAAAAGACCATCAGAGAAAACATGGCACGCTACAAGGCAGAATATGGCGACAATATCACCATAGACATGCACCCATTGATCAGAAGTGCAGAAGCTTGCTATATTTCTTCTTCAATGGCAGTAGAACTGGCTAAAAAATACCAGACACGTTTACATATTCTACACATCTCAACCGCTAGAGAAGTCGCGCTTTTTGACAACATTACGCCATTAAAGGATAAAAGAATCACTGCCGAAGCCTGCATCCATCACCTTTGGTTCGACGACAGAGATTACGCCACTAAAGGCAACTGGATCAAATGGAATCCGGCAGTAAAAACAGAACAGGATAAAGATGCGATCTTAAAAGGTGTTTTAGACGGTCATATCGACATTATTGCGACAGATCATGCTCCTCATACGATTGCAGAAAAAGAACAGCCTTACCTGCAGGCCCCTTCTGGTGGCCCATTGGTACAGCATGCGATGTCTGCCTTATTAGAAATGTACCATCAAAAGAAAATCACACTAGAGCAGATTGCAGAAAAAACAGCGCATAATGTGGCGACTTGTTTCCAGGTAGACAGAAGAGGTTTCATTAGAGAAGGTTACTGGGCAGATTTAGTTTTAGTGAACCTGAATGATCCGGTTAAAGTGACCAGGGCAAACCTTTGGTACAAATGCGGATGGTCGCCTTTTGAAGGACAAACGTTCCAGTCGGAAATCACACATACCTTTGTTTCTGGAAATTTAGCCTATCAAAAAGGCAGCTTTATGACCAATGAAAAAGGAAAGAGATTAGCTTTTAACAGGTCTTAA